A section of the Nitrospirota bacterium genome encodes:
- a CDS encoding PilZ domain-containing protein, with protein sequence MEDRRRNRRIRMVSHLEVMVKGNGTHINAFSTNLSRNGVGFCTGKEIMANQEVEIKMYFENPSKQKTMETIPCRIQWVKQISRIYEAGAQFITADLKDYPVLSQHVNHLEP encoded by the coding sequence ATGGAAGACAGGAGAAGAAACAGAAGGATCAGAATGGTCTCGCATCTCGAAGTAATGGTAAAGGGCAACGGCACCCACATCAACGCCTTCTCGACAAACCTCAGCCGCAACGGAGTCGGTTTCTGCACCGGAAAAGAAATAATGGCGAATCAGGAAGTGGAAATAAAGATGTATTTCGAAAACCCATCGAAGCAAAAGACTATGGAGACCATCCCCTGCAGGATACAATGGGTAAAGCAGATAAGCCGCATATACGAGGCAGGCGCCCAGTTCATCACTGCCGACCTGAAGGACTACCCAGTCCTGTCCCAGCATGTCAACCACTTAGAGCCGTAA
- the bcp gene encoding thioredoxin-dependent thiol peroxidase, whose protein sequence is MSARKSAVGIKEGDKAPDFVLSDYEGRDVSLSGFRGKKVVLYFYPKDNTPGCTKEACSFRDGYGEINKLGGVVLGVSADSVASHIKFRDKFELNFPLLSDANKEVVQAYGVWKEKSLYGRKFMGIERTTFIIDEEGKIARIFPKVRIDDHLDEVLEALKTAP, encoded by the coding sequence ATGAGTGCCAGGAAATCTGCTGTTGGAATAAAAGAAGGTGACAAGGCGCCTGACTTTGTGCTGTCGGATTATGAGGGTAGGGACGTGTCGCTCTCCGGCTTCAGGGGTAAGAAGGTAGTCCTCTATTTCTATCCTAAGGATAACACACCGGGATGTACGAAAGAGGCCTGTTCATTTCGTGATGGTTATGGAGAGATTAATAAGCTGGGCGGTGTTGTGCTCGGGGTGAGTGCTGACTCAGTGGCATCTCACATAAAATTCAGGGATAAATTTGAGCTTAACTTCCCGCTCCTCAGTGATGCAAATAAAGAGGTGGTACAGGCCTATGGCGTATGGAAGGAGAAATCCCTGTATGGCCGTAAGTTCATGGGCATTGAGCGCACGACATTTATTATAGATGAAGAGGGTAAGATTGCCAGGATCTTCCCGAAGGTCAGGATAGATGACCATCTTGATGAGGTTCTTGAGGCGCTTAAAACTGCCCCTTGA
- the pyrE gene encoding orotate phosphoribosyltransferase: MLMTMLKELTDLILEKSLKVADEPVFELSSGRKSNLYIDCRKTTKNARGAYLIGNIIYEKISGLDVDAIGGLTMGADPVADAVAYTSVLKGKLINSFSVRKKAKEHGLKRVIEGDVKSGDRVVIVDDVATTGQSTIEAIENARAGGLTVVKVIILVDRQEGGRENILKHDVDFEAVLTKEDLLKEYYKKQRNS; the protein is encoded by the coding sequence ATGCTCATGACCATGCTTAAAGAATTAACAGACCTTATTCTTGAGAAGTCACTTAAAGTGGCGGATGAACCTGTATTTGAGCTTTCCTCAGGCAGGAAGAGCAATCTCTACATTGACTGCAGAAAGACCACGAAGAATGCGAGAGGCGCCTATCTGATAGGTAACATCATTTACGAAAAGATATCAGGTCTTGATGTGGATGCGATTGGGGGGCTTACCATGGGGGCTGATCCAGTGGCTGATGCAGTAGCATATACGAGCGTGCTCAAGGGTAAATTGATAAACTCTTTTTCTGTGAGAAAGAAGGCTAAGGAGCACGGACTCAAGAGGGTTATTGAGGGTGATGTCAAAAGCGGGGACAGGGTTGTTATTGTTGATGATGTTGCGACGACAGGACAGTCCACTATTGAGGCGATAGAAAATGCAAGGGCCGGAGGTCTCACTGTCGTTAAGGTTATTATTCTGGTAGACAGGCAGGAAGGTGGAAGGGAAAACATCCTGAAGCATGATGTTGATTTTGAAGCGGTACTGACGAAAGAGGACCTGCTGAAAGAATATTACAAAAAACAGAGGAATTCATAA
- a CDS encoding N-acetylmuramoyl-L-alanine amidase has product MRYLLSCMLVMIVSIAVVTPTAARPHRHNIDKGVLKEIKQARATGQYGDLTSRPADCDTPDRGSDQITQIIIHSTHVSPSMSFNEVVAHSLSTCAFAHYYIDRDGTVIRRFDDLRAARHTRSTDNVVNLSSIGIELYSTTVQERSGKPFTHKQQKALARLTAQLMNTYRINTDRVFRHADYSPLVDCTTIPESYRGDCRAYVGDHMDPYGWTDRDWGKFLNGFQPVEVTKSGTGTGNVICQGVPAIAGDGDFDDCSGIMYIPTSAGKNARVTLKARPDTGSYFTGWSGACTGKRPCKVTMNSSRTVTATFEKAEERTAMSGP; this is encoded by the coding sequence ATGAGATATCTTCTGTCATGCATGCTGGTCATGATAGTCTCCATAGCAGTTGTCACCCCAACGGCAGCGAGGCCGCACAGGCACAACATTGACAAGGGCGTGCTGAAGGAAATAAAGCAGGCCAGGGCAACAGGACAATACGGCGACCTGACAAGCAGGCCGGCAGATTGTGATACACCGGACAGGGGCAGCGATCAGATCACCCAGATCATTATACACTCCACCCACGTAAGTCCATCAATGTCCTTTAACGAGGTGGTCGCACACTCCCTCAGTACCTGTGCCTTCGCCCATTATTATATTGACCGCGATGGGACCGTCATCCGGAGGTTTGATGATCTGCGGGCGGCCCGCCACACCCGCTCTACAGATAACGTCGTTAATCTATCTTCGATAGGCATAGAACTATATTCGACCACTGTTCAGGAGAGGTCAGGCAAACCCTTCACACATAAACAACAAAAGGCGCTGGCGCGGCTTACAGCTCAATTGATGAATACCTACAGAATCAATACAGACAGGGTGTTCAGACACGCAGACTATTCACCCCTCGTAGACTGCACCACCATCCCGGAGAGTTATAGAGGAGATTGCAGGGCGTATGTCGGAGATCATATGGACCCTTATGGGTGGACAGACAGGGATTGGGGAAAATTTCTCAACGGGTTCCAGCCTGTAGAGGTTACTAAATCAGGGACCGGCACCGGCAATGTAATCTGTCAGGGTGTACCGGCAATTGCAGGGGATGGGGATTTTGATGACTGCTCCGGTATTATGTATATCCCAACCAGCGCCGGCAAAAACGCCCGTGTGACACTCAAGGCCAGGCCAGACACTGGTTCCTATTTCACCGGCTGGAGCGGGGCATGCACCGGGAAAAGGCCATGTAAAGTCACCATGAACTCGTCCAGGACAGTAACCGCAACATTTGAAAAGGCTGAAGAGAGAACGGCCATGTCAGGTCCGTAA
- the aspS gene encoding aspartate--tRNA ligase, which translates to MKGGWGDLVGDFHVKRTHYCGELRKSDIGRKISLNGWVNRRRDHGGLIFIDLRDREGLVQVVFNPERDSNVHKTAHELRSEYVISIDGEVAARPQGTENSKLPTGDVEILANSLTILNTSKTVPFPIDEETEVAENLRFKYRYLDLRRETLRNNLLFRYRFLNSVRAFLHEKGFIDVETPFLTKSTPEGARDYLVPSRLNPQTFYALPQSPQLFKQILMVAGFDRYYQVVKCFRDEDLRADRQPEFTQIDLEMSFVDREDVISLMEEMLVRVIKETKGIDVATPFPRMSYKEVMDRFGIDKPDLRFGLELKDISDIASQVDFKVFKQTIEQKGIVKGISLPGLAASSRKELDDLTEFAKGYGAKGLAWVKVTENGFEAPITKFFSQDQLKGIAERLGAGSGDLMIFVADKPKVVNDTLAQIRLQMGDRLNLINKDEYCFLWVMDFPLLEYDDEEKRYVAMHHPFTSPMPEDVPNLDTDPLSVRARAYDIVMNGSEIGGGSIRIHTRELQKKMFEKLGIKEEEAEAKFGFLLEALDYGAPPHGGIAFGVDRIIMLLTGAESIRDVIAFPKTQKGICPMTDAPSPVEQKQLKELHIKLD; encoded by the coding sequence ATCTTCATTGATCTGCGCGACCGAGAGGGGCTTGTGCAGGTCGTGTTTAATCCTGAACGAGACAGCAATGTCCATAAGACAGCCCATGAACTGCGAAGCGAGTATGTCATCTCTATAGATGGCGAGGTTGCAGCAAGACCGCAGGGCACGGAGAACAGCAAACTTCCAACTGGCGACGTAGAGATATTAGCCAATAGCCTTACCATACTGAATACATCGAAGACTGTCCCCTTCCCGATAGATGAAGAGACAGAGGTAGCAGAAAATCTGAGGTTCAAATACAGGTATCTCGATTTAAGAAGGGAGACGCTCAGGAATAATCTCCTATTCCGCTACAGGTTTTTAAACTCAGTAAGGGCATTCCTTCATGAGAAGGGCTTTATTGACGTAGAAACCCCGTTTCTCACCAAGAGCACGCCTGAGGGTGCAAGGGACTATTTAGTACCGAGCAGGCTCAATCCGCAGACCTTCTATGCGCTGCCCCAGTCTCCCCAGCTCTTCAAACAGATACTCATGGTGGCAGGCTTTGACCGCTACTACCAGGTAGTTAAGTGTTTCAGGGATGAAGACTTGAGGGCAGACAGGCAGCCGGAGTTCACCCAGATTGATCTTGAGATGTCCTTTGTTGACCGCGAGGATGTCATTTCACTGATGGAGGAGATGCTCGTCAGGGTGATAAAAGAGACCAAAGGGATTGATGTAGCGACCCCATTCCCGAGGATGTCTTATAAAGAGGTAATGGACAGATTTGGGATTGACAAGCCTGACCTCAGGTTCGGGCTTGAATTAAAGGACATATCGGACATTGCATCTCAGGTTGATTTCAAGGTCTTCAAACAGACGATCGAGCAGAAGGGTATTGTAAAGGGGATTTCACTGCCGGGTCTTGCCGCCTCCTCGCGAAAGGAGCTTGACGACCTGACAGAGTTTGCAAAAGGTTATGGGGCCAAAGGGCTTGCATGGGTGAAGGTTACAGAGAATGGCTTCGAGGCGCCAATAACCAAGTTCTTCTCACAGGATCAGTTAAAGGGCATTGCAGAGAGATTGGGCGCTGGAAGCGGCGACTTGATGATCTTTGTCGCTGATAAGCCAAAGGTGGTCAATGATACACTGGCCCAGATAAGACTGCAAATGGGGGATCGCCTGAATCTGATAAATAAGGATGAGTACTGCTTCCTATGGGTTATGGATTTTCCTCTCCTCGAATATGATGATGAAGAGAAGAGGTATGTTGCCATGCACCACCCCTTTACCTCACCGATGCCCGAAGATGTCCCGAACCTCGACACCGACCCTTTGTCTGTGAGGGCAAGGGCCTATGACATAGTAATGAACGGTTCAGAGATCGGCGGCGGCAGTATTCGTATACACACAAGGGAATTACAGAAGAAGATGTTTGAGAAGCTCGGTATCAAAGAAGAAGAGGCAGAGGCAAAATTCGGCTTCCTCCTTGAGGCCCTTGATTATGGCGCACCTCCTCATGGCGGGATTGCCTTTGGAGTTGACAGGATAATAATGCTGTTGACCGGTGCAGAGTCCATACGCGATGTGATAGCATTCCCAAAGACACAGAAAGGAATCTGCCCCATGACAGACGCCCCATCGCCGGTAGAGCAGAAGCAATTGAAAGAGTTGCACATTAAACTCGATTAG
- a CDS encoding SEC-C domain-containing protein, with translation MGKIGRNDPCPCGSGKKYKKCCLERDVTPLFTGTNNQPEPSAGSESVSVIRKLLQFASTEEFAMDKDIGMTLFWGGRLANRSDDEIRRVEEVGEQCEINFNTWFLFDMDVEDGKTVADIFLERERSRLPPYELSHLKKVMKTHLRLYEVLQVDMDRGFLLKDLWTGESYQVQEKSATHCFAQWDLMATRLMNEKDDIWVLEGAAFNFPARAKTFLLKELKSEYKLFQRQFPGKDDTAFFKRTGMMFNHWWIDWVVFPPLPTMVTHDGDPVLFTKAVFTVRDPAQLRSAIEQHPDMERIEADHYTWREKTSEGYRSLAALTFRKDRVVIETLSNERSERCRKILEEIAGDSIAYRLSEHQEPSQAIKYPPRKESKKKEEIPEEVQASIMKTFLDKRYRDWLEEEIPALSNRTPRHAVKLKTFRPKVINLLKEMENMEAHAARRGKIPYDFGWLWKELGLERERNNPF, from the coding sequence ATGGGAAAGATAGGCCGTAATGATCCCTGCCCCTGTGGCAGCGGGAAGAAGTATAAGAAGTGCTGCCTGGAAAGGGATGTCACCCCCCTTTTTACCGGAACAAACAACCAGCCGGAACCATCTGCAGGGTCTGAATCGGTTTCGGTGATCCGGAAACTCCTGCAATTTGCGTCTACTGAGGAATTCGCCATGGACAAGGATATCGGCATGACCTTGTTCTGGGGAGGAAGGTTGGCGAACCGGTCTGATGATGAGATTCGCAGGGTGGAAGAAGTGGGAGAACAGTGTGAGATCAACTTTAACACCTGGTTCTTATTTGATATGGACGTTGAAGATGGAAAGACAGTCGCTGATATCTTCCTTGAGAGGGAGAGATCCCGCCTGCCCCCTTATGAGCTGTCTCATTTAAAGAAGGTGATGAAAACCCATCTCAGGTTATATGAAGTGCTGCAGGTCGACATGGACCGGGGTTTCCTGTTGAAAGACCTCTGGACCGGAGAGTCCTATCAGGTACAGGAGAAATCAGCAACTCACTGCTTCGCTCAGTGGGATCTGATGGCCACCCGTCTCATGAACGAAAAGGATGATATCTGGGTGCTCGAGGGGGCCGCCTTTAACTTCCCGGCCAGGGCAAAGACCTTTCTCTTAAAGGAACTAAAATCAGAATATAAGCTATTTCAACGGCAATTCCCGGGAAAGGACGATACGGCGTTCTTCAAACGGACCGGCATGATGTTCAATCACTGGTGGATCGACTGGGTGGTCTTTCCGCCGCTGCCAACGATGGTGACCCATGATGGAGACCCCGTTCTCTTCACAAAAGCGGTCTTTACTGTGAGGGATCCGGCCCAACTGAGATCCGCCATCGAACAACATCCCGATATGGAACGGATCGAGGCAGACCACTACACCTGGCGGGAAAAGACCTCCGAAGGCTATCGATCTCTTGCCGCACTGACCTTCCGGAAGGACCGGGTGGTCATAGAAACCCTCTCCAATGAACGGAGTGAGCGATGCAGAAAGATATTGGAAGAGATCGCCGGGGATAGCATCGCCTACCGGTTATCGGAACACCAGGAACCGTCCCAGGCGATAAAATATCCTCCCCGTAAGGAGTCAAAGAAAAAGGAGGAGATCCCGGAGGAGGTTCAGGCATCAATCATGAAGACCTTTCTTGATAAGCGCTACAGGGACTGGCTGGAAGAGGAGATTCCCGCGTTATCGAATCGGACACCCCGTCACGCTGTAAAGCTCAAGACATTCCGGCCCAAAGTCATCAATCTGCTCAAGGAGATGGAGAATATGGAGGCCCATGCAGCCCGCCGAGGAAAGATCCCGTATGATTTCGGATGGCTGTGGAAGGAATTGGGGCTAGAAAGAGAACGCAACAACCCTTTTTGA
- a CDS encoding cupin domain-containing protein: MKGYRDNIERLTTGNNNFRKVLYTGKYSQLVLMSLAPGEEIGMEVHDDTDQFFRFEKGRGMVIIDGNQYEVGDGTAVVVPAGAKHNVVNTSTSEALRLYTIYSPPHHKDGIIRATKKDAEAQEAEFDGTTTE, from the coding sequence ATGAAAGGCTATCGTGATAACATCGAAAGACTAACGACAGGAAACAACAATTTTCGCAAGGTGCTCTACACCGGCAAATACAGCCAGTTGGTGCTGATGAGCCTCGCCCCGGGTGAGGAAATAGGCATGGAAGTGCACGATGATACTGACCAGTTTTTCCGGTTTGAGAAAGGCCGGGGAATGGTCATAATAGACGGCAATCAATATGAAGTGGGTGATGGCACGGCGGTCGTCGTTCCGGCAGGGGCAAAACACAACGTTGTGAACACCTCGACGAGTGAAGCACTGAGACTCTATACCATCTATTCTCCGCCGCACCACAAGGACGGCATCATCAGGGCGACAAAGAAAGATGCCGAGGCTCAGGAGGCCGAATTCGACGGCACTACGACCGAGTGA
- a CDS encoding phosphoribosylglycinamide formyltransferase has protein sequence MTGTKEHFQVNQHKLRIGVLASGRGSNLQAIIDASEQGKINVQVVVVISDVAGAYALERAKKHNIPGVHVNPKAFKTKKEYEQAIVNRLREHDIRLVALAGYMRLVTDVLIDAFDGNVMNIHPALLPSFKGLHAQQQALEYGVRYSGCTVHFVTIDVDGGPVILQAVVPVLANDTEETLSARILEKEHIIYPEAVQLFAEGRLKRDGNKVFII, from the coding sequence ATGACAGGTACTAAGGAGCATTTTCAGGTGAACCAGCATAAACTCAGGATCGGCGTCCTCGCCTCTGGCAGGGGCTCAAACCTCCAGGCTATCATAGATGCATCAGAACAAGGCAAGATCAATGTCCAGGTCGTTGTCGTAATCAGTGATGTGGCCGGTGCCTATGCCCTTGAGCGGGCAAAGAAGCACAACATCCCCGGCGTCCATGTCAATCCGAAGGCCTTCAAGACAAAAAAAGAATACGAACAGGCGATAGTAAACAGATTGAGAGAACATGATATAAGGCTTGTAGCATTGGCCGGATACATGAGACTCGTAACAGACGTACTTATTGACGCATTTGACGGGAATGTAATGAACATCCACCCCGCGCTACTTCCATCATTTAAGGGTTTACATGCACAGCAACAAGCGTTAGAATACGGGGTGAGGTACTCAGGCTGTACAGTCCATTTCGTAACGATTGACGTTGATGGCGGACCAGTCATCCTCCAGGCAGTAGTGCCTGTCCTTGCCAATGATACTGAGGAGACATTATCGGCCCGGATACTTGAGAAAGAACACATAATCTATCCGGAGGCGGTCCAGCTTTTTGCAGAAGGAAGGTTGAAGAGAGACGGGAACAAGGTGTTCATTATTTGA
- a CDS encoding HU family DNA-binding protein, with the protein MAKAKTKSQIVEHLSQKTSLPKKSVTEFLDELMSLAYKEAKNGFTLPGLGKLVVVNRKARMGRNPQTGEAIKIPAKRVLKFRVAKAAKDAVMGVK; encoded by the coding sequence ATGGCCAAAGCAAAGACGAAGTCGCAGATTGTGGAACACCTTTCCCAAAAGACCAGCCTTCCCAAGAAGAGCGTAACCGAGTTTCTGGATGAACTGATGTCCCTGGCCTACAAGGAAGCGAAGAACGGATTTACCCTGCCCGGATTGGGAAAGCTCGTGGTGGTAAACCGCAAGGCCAGGATGGGACGGAATCCACAGACCGGTGAGGCGATCAAGATCCCTGCAAAGCGGGTACTTAAGTTCCGTGTGGCCAAGGCTGCCAAGGATGCTGTCATGGGTGTCAAATAG
- a CDS encoding YceH family protein, whose protein sequence is MELKLTEPEVRVLGCLIEKEMTTPDYYPLSLNALVNACNQKSSREPVVSYDEETVLSAIDSLKGKGLVWQSDLSRVSKYAHDFLKARNLVNKEAAIICVLFLRGQQTAAEIRERTDRLYQFNNVEEVKEILLSLEEMGYVKLLPRQHGLKEPRYTHLLTDVQEKTDTEITGQAPSPVQTNYPEDEHIMRLEEELLRLRQELEDLKRAFTEFKGQF, encoded by the coding sequence ATGGAGTTAAAGCTTACTGAACCGGAAGTGCGTGTCCTTGGTTGTCTAATCGAAAAGGAGATGACCACCCCTGATTACTATCCCCTTTCATTAAACGCACTCGTCAATGCGTGCAATCAGAAATCGAGCAGGGAACCGGTTGTATCGTATGATGAAGAGACAGTTTTAAGCGCCATTGACAGTCTTAAAGGAAAGGGCCTGGTATGGCAGAGTGATTTGAGCCGGGTTTCAAAATACGCACACGACTTTCTCAAGGCCCGCAATCTTGTCAATAAGGAGGCTGCCATAATCTGCGTCCTGTTCCTGCGCGGCCAGCAGACAGCAGCCGAGATACGGGAGCGTACAGACCGCCTCTACCAATTTAACAACGTAGAAGAGGTTAAAGAGATACTCCTGAGCCTTGAGGAAATGGGCTATGTAAAGCTGCTCCCCCGTCAGCATGGGCTGAAAGAGCCACGATACACACACCTGTTGACTGATGTACAGGAAAAGACAGATACAGAAATTACAGGTCAGGCACCATCACCCGTACAGACTAATTATCCGGAAGATGAACACATCATGAGACTTGAGGAAGAGTTATTACGGCTTCGCCAGGAGTTGGAGGATTTAAAGCGGGCATTTACAGAATTCAAGGGGCAGTTTTAA
- a CDS encoding type II toxin-antitoxin system VapB family antitoxin, producing the protein MRTTVNIEDELLNRASKLTGIKEKTSLIKLGLEALIARESGKRLAILGGTEKGLKMIPRRRTVR; encoded by the coding sequence GTGAGAACAACGGTAAACATAGAAGATGAATTGCTCAACAGGGCATCAAAGTTGACAGGAATTAAGGAAAAAACTTCCCTTATAAAACTTGGTCTGGAGGCGCTTATTGCAAGGGAGAGCGGAAAAAGACTTGCCATTTTGGGGGGGACCGAGAAGGGGCTAAAGATGATACCCCGCAGGAGAACCGTAAGGTGA
- a CDS encoding type II toxin-antitoxin system MqsA family antitoxin: MIGKEEKQKIKQCPLCGGKMHDGITAAPFIIENKIIVIKDVPAEICSDCGESYMKSSVVDRIENLLDRLEDLDSEMSVVHYKVA, from the coding sequence ATGATTGGAAAAGAAGAAAAGCAAAAGATTAAACAGTGCCCTCTATGTGGAGGAAAGATGCATGACGGTATCACTGCAGCACCATTTATTATAGAGAATAAAATTATTGTTATTAAAGATGTTCCTGCTGAAATCTGTTCAGATTGCGGAGAATCGTATATGAAAAGTAGCGTGGTTGATAGGATTGAAAACCTGCTGGACAGGCTTGAGGATCTCGACTCTGAAATGTCAGTCGTTCACTATAAGGTTGCATGA
- a CDS encoding type II toxin-antitoxin system VapC family toxin: protein MVLVDTSVWVSHLRDENPELERLLNYGDVVCHSFIIGELACGNLKNRTEILSLLNALPIAPPAEHEEVMHFIENYRLMGKGLGYIDMHLLTAGLLNQVRIWTLDKKLNEVSLKLGLQFP, encoded by the coding sequence ATGGTTCTTGTTGACACCTCAGTATGGGTATCACACCTGCGGGATGAAAACCCTGAACTTGAAAGACTATTGAATTATGGGGACGTCGTTTGTCATTCTTTTATTATTGGAGAGTTGGCTTGTGGAAATCTGAAAAATAGGACAGAAATCCTCTCGCTACTCAACGCACTTCCCATTGCCCCGCCGGCAGAGCATGAAGAAGTGATGCATTTCATAGAGAATTATAGACTTATGGGGAAGGGGCTTGGTTACATTGATATGCATCTGCTCACCGCTGGTTTATTGAATCAAGTTAGAATTTGGACACTCGACAAAAAATTGAATGAGGTTTCTTTAAAACTGGGACTACAGTTTCCATAA
- a CDS encoding phosphoribosylformylglycinamidine cyclo-ligase, with protein MTDHLTYKQAGVDIDAGNEFVRLIKPLTEATKRPGVLGGIGGFGGLFQLDTKKYKDPVLVSGTDGVGTKLKLAFMMNKHDTIGIDLVAMCVNDIIVCGAEPLFFLDYLATGKLVPSMMVDVMKGISEGCRSAGCALIGGETAEMPAMYHDSEYDLAGFAVGVVEREGIIDGSKIKPGDKIIGLASSGLHSNGYSLARKVVFDKMGFKPSDSVDILSRPIGEELLTPTKIYVKTVLHLMKHFDVKGVAHITGGGLTENIPRVLPEGTDAVLYPGRWNAHAIFYLIEKWGNIERDEMYRDFNMGIGMVLILPEEQAEEAFKELEKCGEQPYIIGEIAEGSRTVVYEKG; from the coding sequence ATGACAGACCACCTTACCTACAAACAGGCCGGTGTAGACATAGACGCAGGCAACGAATTTGTCCGCCTCATCAAACCCCTCACAGAGGCCACGAAGAGACCAGGCGTCCTCGGCGGCATCGGCGGATTTGGCGGTCTGTTCCAATTAGACACGAAAAAATATAAAGACCCCGTGCTTGTCTCAGGCACAGATGGAGTTGGCACCAAACTGAAGCTGGCCTTCATGATGAATAAGCACGACACCATCGGGATAGACCTCGTGGCCATGTGCGTCAACGACATAATAGTCTGCGGCGCTGAACCGCTGTTCTTCCTCGATTATCTCGCCACTGGGAAACTCGTGCCTTCCATGATGGTGGACGTAATGAAAGGCATCAGCGAGGGATGCAGAAGTGCAGGATGCGCCCTGATCGGCGGAGAGACCGCTGAGATGCCTGCCATGTACCATGATTCAGAGTACGACCTCGCAGGGTTTGCAGTTGGTGTAGTGGAGCGGGAAGGTATCATTGATGGCAGTAAGATAAAGCCTGGAGATAAGATCATCGGCCTCGCATCTTCCGGACTCCACAGCAACGGCTATTCCCTTGCAAGAAAGGTCGTGTTCGACAAGATGGGCTTCAAGCCGTCAGACAGTGTGGATATACTGAGCAGGCCAATTGGTGAAGAACTACTGACGCCTACGAAGATATACGTTAAGACAGTACTCCATTTGATGAAGCATTTTGATGTAAAGGGAGTGGCACACATCACAGGCGGCGGCCTTACAGAGAATATACCAAGGGTTCTGCCTGAAGGGACAGATGCAGTCCTCTATCCAGGGAGATGGAATGCCCACGCCATATTCTATCTTATCGAGAAATGGGGCAATATCGAAAGGGATGAGATGTACAGGGATTTTAACATGGGTATCGGAATGGTGCTGATACTGCCTGAGGAACAGGCAGAAGAAGCCTTCAAAGAGCTCGAAAAATGCGGAGAGCAGCCATACATAATAGGTGAGATAGCCGAAGGCAGCAGGACAGTAGTTTACGAAAAGGGATAA
- a CDS encoding DUF4258 domain-containing protein — MLIEEKEIFIRQKANGHIPETNEKILWSLHAVKKLRVEDLRKAEVEDSLKECIIIEDYTMEGRPLPGCMVLGFTGTTPIHSVIAIDKDFDRIFVITVYKPSAERWEDDWKRRKAKD, encoded by the coding sequence ATGCTTATAGAAGAAAAAGAAATCTTCATACGCCAGAAGGCTAATGGACATATCCCTGAAACTAATGAGAAGATTTTATGGTCATTACATGCTGTTAAAAAGCTTAGAGTAGAAGATTTAAGGAAAGCAGAGGTAGAAGATTCCTTAAAAGAGTGTATAATAATTGAGGACTATACTATGGAAGGGAGACCGCTGCCTGGTTGTATGGTTTTGGGATTTACAGGCACTACCCCTATTCACTCAGTAATAGCGATTGACAAGGATTTTGATAGGATATTTGTTATAACTGTTTATAAACCTTCTGCGGAGAGGTGGGAAGATGATTGGAAAAGAAGAAAAGCAAAAGATTAA